CGTAGACGAAGTGCGCCACGATCAGCGGGTCGGCGTGCGACATGTGGTTCGGCACGATGATCACCCCGCCGGTGGGCGGAATGTGCTCCATGCCCGACCAGTCGCGCCGTGTCCAGATGGTCAACGTCGGCTTGATCACCATCACGACGAACCGTCGCCAGAAACCCAGCCTGCGCCGCGCCACCCGTACCTCCTGTCGACACCGTCACCCGACCGCTCGCAGCGAATCATGCCCTGTCCGACCCGGCCAGGGCCAACACGAGCCCACCGGGCAGGATGGTGGGCGTGGGCGACGTGACCTGGTCCGTGGTGCTACCGGTCAAACGACTGTCGGCGGCCAAGAGCCGGCTGCGCGGCGCGCTGGACGGGGTGTGCCACGAGGAGTTGGCGCTGGCGCTGGCCTGCGACACCGTCGCCGCGGTGCTCGGCTGCCCGCTGGTGGCCGAGGCGGTGGTGGTCACCGCCGACCCGACCGCCGCCGCCGCGTTGGCCGCGCTCGGTGCCCGTACGGTCGACGAACCGGCCCGGCCCGGGTTGAACGCCGCCCTGGCGCACGGCGCCGCTTCGGCCGACGGAGGCGCAGCCGGGCGGCCAGTGGCGGCACTCACCGCCGACCTGCCGGCGCTGCGTCCGGCCGAGTTGACCGCCGCGTTGACCGCTGTCCGCGCCAGCGCCGGGGCCGCTCCGGCCGGTTGGTTCGTGCCGGACGCCGCCGGCACCGGCACCGTGCTGCTCGCCGCGCCGGCCGGCACGGCGCTGCGGCCCTGCTTCGGCGTGGACTCGGCCCGCCGGCACACCGCGTCCGGCGTGGTACGCCTCGACGGCGACTGGCCGACGTTGCGCCGCGACGTCGACACCGCCGCCGATCTGGCCGAGGCGACGGCGCTCGGGCTGGGCCGGCACACCGCCACGGTCGGCCGCGTCGGCGTACGGCGCTGAGCCACGTCGGAGTACGGCGCTGAGCCGCGTCGGAGTACGGCGCTGAGCCGCGTCGGAGTACGGTGCTGACATGCAGGGCACGGTGGCGACCTTCGATCCGGCGACCCGTACGGGCA
The sequence above is a segment of the Solwaraspora sp. WMMD406 genome. Coding sequences within it:
- the cofC gene encoding 2-phospho-L-lactate guanylyltransferase, with protein sequence MGDVTWSVVLPVKRLSAAKSRLRGALDGVCHEELALALACDTVAAVLGCPLVAEAVVVTADPTAAAALAALGARTVDEPARPGLNAALAHGAASADGGAAGRPVAALTADLPALRPAELTAALTAVRASAGAAPAGWFVPDAAGTGTVLLAAPAGTALRPCFGVDSARRHTASGVVRLDGDWPTLRRDVDTAADLAEATALGLGRHTATVGRVGVRR